A genomic window from Sporosarcina sp. Marseille-Q4063 includes:
- a CDS encoding phospholipase → MSRRNNRFRFCVLPGYNWCGPGCNGPGAPINEVDAACKAHDDCYRKGGRPCECDQEFLNRLRYELNSNTQQGRHARLLYHYMKMQTFFSCGRW, encoded by the coding sequence ATGTCACGGAGAAACAATAGATTCCGTTTTTGTGTCTTACCGGGCTATAACTGGTGCGGGCCTGGTTGCAATGGACCTGGTGCACCTATAAATGAAGTCGATGCAGCTTGCAAAGCCCATGATGATTGTTACCGCAAAGGCGGTCGTCCATGTGAATGCGATCAAGAATTTCTTAATCGACTGCGTTATGAACTAAATTCCAATACCCAACAAGGAAGGCATGCACGTTTGCTTTATCATTATATGAAAATGCAAACATTCTTCTCTTGCGGCAGATGGTAG